One window of Jannaschia sp. CCS1 genomic DNA carries:
- a CDS encoding ABC transporter ATP-binding protein produces the protein MLELRDLKVAYSGIQALRGVSLDVAKGETVALIGPNGAGKSSLLNTISGIVQPAAGIVTLEGADLTGSRPWDVTKAGVLQVPEGRKVFAEMTVLENLLVGETALHGREGSFDLAAVYEVFPILEERRDQRAGSLSGGQQQMLVIGRALMGGPRLLLLDEPSLGLAPVIIAQVFEALASLQETGLTILLIEQNAHLALQASDRAYVIEQGRIVKSGVSAELADDPEVTALYLGHA, from the coding sequence ATGCTTGAGCTTCGTGATCTGAAGGTAGCCTATTCCGGCATTCAGGCGCTCCGCGGGGTGTCGTTGGACGTGGCGAAGGGCGAAACCGTCGCGCTGATTGGGCCAAATGGTGCCGGCAAATCCAGCCTCCTGAACACCATCTCGGGCATCGTACAGCCCGCGGCAGGGATCGTGACGCTGGAGGGTGCAGACCTAACCGGATCGCGCCCTTGGGACGTCACCAAAGCTGGCGTTCTTCAGGTCCCTGAAGGCCGCAAGGTGTTCGCCGAAATGACCGTGCTGGAGAACCTTCTGGTCGGCGAAACTGCCCTGCATGGGCGCGAAGGGTCTTTTGACCTGGCCGCGGTCTACGAGGTGTTCCCAATCCTTGAGGAACGCCGTGACCAGCGCGCCGGGTCGCTGTCAGGGGGCCAACAACAGATGCTAGTGATCGGTCGGGCCTTGATGGGCGGGCCGCGCCTGTTGTTGCTGGACGAGCCAAGCCTCGGCCTCGCCCCTGTCATCATTGCGCAGGTGTTTGAGGCCTTGGCCTCGCTCCAGGAAACTGGGCTGACGATCCTGCTGATCGAACAGAACGCACACCTCGCGCTGCAAGCCTCGGACCGCGCCTACGTGATCGAACAGGGGCGCATCGTGAAATCCGGTGTCAGCGCAGAGCTGGCCGATGATCCAGAGGTGACGGCACTTTATCTCGGGCACGCGTAA
- a CDS encoding ABC transporter ATP-binding protein, giving the protein MTSLRLTNLSKRFGGVVASEDVNIEVPTGKIIGLIGPNGAGKTTIVNMITGMLPVSGGTIHVGDTDITHAPAHEICRSGFARTFQNIRLLGEASVLDNVMIGFHRHETSSTLAALLGLPAAAQETAALKARTMDLLSEFDLTEFADYPAGGLSYGHQRKVEMARAVATNPDFVLLDEPIAGMNDVESDALADIFQGFARDGKGVLLIEHNVRFVAKLCSYVYVLDGGNLISEGTPDHVLNDPAVISAYLGGEDA; this is encoded by the coding sequence ATGACCTCCCTGAGGCTGACAAACTTGTCGAAACGCTTCGGCGGCGTGGTTGCTTCCGAGGACGTGAATATTGAGGTGCCGACAGGCAAGATCATCGGCCTGATCGGGCCAAACGGCGCGGGCAAGACCACAATCGTCAATATGATCACCGGCATGCTGCCGGTCTCGGGTGGGACGATCCATGTGGGCGATACGGACATCACCCATGCCCCCGCCCATGAGATTTGCCGCTCTGGCTTTGCGCGTACGTTCCAGAATATCCGCCTTTTGGGGGAGGCCAGCGTTCTGGACAATGTGATGATCGGCTTTCACCGGCATGAGACGTCGTCGACACTCGCCGCGCTGCTTGGTCTGCCTGCCGCCGCGCAGGAGACGGCGGCGCTCAAGGCCCGCACCATGGATTTGCTGTCCGAGTTCGATCTGACCGAGTTCGCCGACTACCCCGCAGGCGGCCTGTCCTACGGCCACCAACGCAAGGTCGAGATGGCGCGCGCGGTTGCGACCAACCCTGATTTCGTTTTGCTGGATGAACCCATCGCAGGCATGAACGATGTCGAAAGCGATGCGCTGGCTGACATTTTCCAAGGCTTCGCGCGGGACGGCAAAGGGGTGCTTCTGATCGAGCACAACGTGCGTTTCGTCGCCAAGCTCTGCTCTTATGTCTATGTGTTGGACGGCGGAAACCTCATCTCAGAAGGGACACCGGACCATGTTCTGAATGATCCTGCCGTGATCAGCGCCTATCTGGGGGGCGAGGATGCTTGA
- a CDS encoding branched-chain amino acid ABC transporter permease: MNNFIAGYLPLFDLYCLHVGLALSQFIVLRAGVFSLATAAFAGIGAYTAAILAVDIGAHPVIGILCGTLMGMLVAMVLSIPLARLRGVYQAIATVAFIQICLSLNIYAEGLTNGAMGINSIPKTVGTGTLFVFAALATYLIWAIEKGRLGRAFNTIRQDEAVAASLGISIRKHQMLAFAISGALAGLFGGLEAYHSYAIDPRQFGFHLLITILSYVIFGGRNSVIGPLAGAAFLIILPELARPLAENRMVIYGIMLILVINFMPKGVADTAIDAIKSRRLKAKRGDSA, translated from the coding sequence ATGAATAACTTCATCGCGGGCTACCTTCCGCTGTTTGACCTTTATTGCCTGCATGTCGGCCTCGCGCTCAGCCAGTTCATCGTGCTGCGCGCGGGTGTGTTTTCGCTGGCAACAGCGGCCTTTGCCGGGATCGGGGCCTATACCGCCGCCATCCTCGCCGTGGACATTGGCGCGCATCCGGTAATCGGCATCCTCTGCGGCACGTTGATGGGCATGCTGGTGGCCATGGTTCTGTCCATCCCCCTGGCGCGTCTGCGCGGCGTTTATCAGGCGATTGCTACAGTGGCCTTCATCCAGATCTGCCTGTCGCTTAACATCTATGCCGAGGGTCTGACCAACGGGGCTATGGGCATCAACAGCATCCCCAAGACGGTTGGCACGGGTACGTTGTTCGTCTTCGCGGCGCTGGCCACCTACCTGATCTGGGCGATTGAGAAAGGCCGCCTTGGCCGCGCGTTCAACACCATCCGTCAGGATGAGGCTGTCGCGGCCTCCCTGGGCATCTCGATCCGCAAGCACCAGATGCTGGCTTTCGCGATTTCGGGCGCGCTGGCGGGGCTGTTCGGCGGCCTTGAGGCCTATCACTCCTACGCCATCGACCCGCGCCAGTTCGGCTTTCACCTGCTGATCACCATCCTGAGCTACGTAATCTTTGGGGGGCGCAATTCCGTCATCGGCCCGCTTGCAGGCGCGGCGTTCTTGATCATCCTGCCCGAACTCGCGCGCCCGTTGGCCGAGAACCGCATGGTGATCTACGGCATCATGCTGATCCTCGTGATCAACTTCATGCCCAAGGGGGTGGCCGACACAGCGATTGACGCGATCAAGTCGCGGCGATTGAAAGCCAAACGGGGGGACAGCGCATGA